Proteins encoded within one genomic window of Parcubacteria group bacterium CG10_big_fil_rev_8_21_14_0_10_36_14:
- a CDS encoding ligand-binding protein SH3 has translation MYNNELTTILVAAAPISELRGAIPLALEVFHFSILKTLILAWIGNFLPVPFILYLLGPIEKFLRRYKIFDRFFDWLFHRTKHRFEGKYLKWGELALVLFVAIPLPVTGAWTGSVAAYLFGIPKKRAIFFVFLGILIASLVVTALDLGIVNGIKLF, from the coding sequence ATGTATAACAATGAGCTGACAACAATTCTTGTGGCAGCGGCGCCGATATCAGAACTTCGCGGAGCGATTCCGTTGGCTTTAGAAGTTTTTCATTTTAGTATTTTGAAAACATTGATATTGGCTTGGATTGGCAATTTTTTGCCGGTTCCTTTTATCCTTTATCTTTTGGGGCCGATAGAAAAGTTTCTTCGTCGATATAAAATATTTGATAGATTTTTTGATTGGCTTTTTCATCGCACCAAGCATAGATTTGAAGGAAAATATTTGAAATGGGGAGAGTTGGCGTTGGTGCTTTTTGTTGCCATTCCGCTTCCTGTAACCGGCGCATGGACCGGTTCTGTGGCGGCATATCTTTTTGGTATTCCAAAAAAACGGGCAATATTTTTTGTTTTCTTGGGGATTTTGATTGCATCTTTGGTTGTTACTGCTTTGGACTTGGGGATTGTAAATGGAATAAAATTATTTTAG
- the scpB gene encoding SMC-Scp complex subunit ScpB, translating into MNIKSKIESLLFVSGAPFAIHKIVKLLDAKKEDVEKAILELQKEYKDEGRGIQIAVTTDKYQMITSPDNSKLVEEFLNQEVISDLTRPQLEALTIIAYRGPISKTELEQIRGVNCSLILRNLMIRGLIEMETDIGLEKYIITHEFLKFLGVTSVNDLPNYEKLNKDKNLEELLERTEEKNN; encoded by the coding sequence ATGAATATTAAATCAAAAATAGAAAGTTTATTGTTTGTTTCCGGAGCTCCTTTTGCGATTCATAAAATCGTAAAACTTTTGGATGCAAAAAAAGAAGATGTGGAAAAAGCAATTTTAGAATTGCAAAAAGAATATAAAGACGAAGGTCGCGGAATACAGATTGCCGTGACAACCGATAAATATCAAATGATTACCAGTCCGGATAATTCTAAACTGGTTGAAGAATTTTTGAATCAAGAAGTTATTAGTGATTTGACCAGACCTCAGCTTGAAGCGCTGACAATTATTGCTTATCGTGGGCCTATTTCCAAAACCGAGCTGGAGCAAATAAGAGGAGTCAATTGTAGTTTAATTTTGAGAAATCTTATGATAAGGGGATTGATAGAGATGGAAACAGATATTGGATTGGAAAAATATATTATTACTCACGAATTTTTAAAATTTTTAGGAGTTACCAGCGTAAACGATTTGCCGAATTATGAAAAATTGAATAAAGATAAAAATCTGGAAGAATTATTGGAAAGAACGGAAGAAAAAAATAATTAA